Proteins encoded by one window of Melanotaenia boesemani isolate fMelBoe1 chromosome 10, fMelBoe1.pri, whole genome shotgun sequence:
- the atp6v1e1a gene encoding V-type proton ATPase subunit E 1a, translating to MALTDADVQKQIKHMMGFIEQEANEKVEEIDAKAEEEFNIEKGRLVQTQRVKIMEYYEKKEKQIEQHKKIQMSNLMNQARLKVLKVRDDMITDMLNEARQRLAEIAKDPEKYSKLLEGLVLQGFYQLLEPKVTIRCRKQDVEMVQAAANKNIPIYKETVKSNITVKIAEDRFLPSDICGGVEVYNDNGKIKVSNTLESRLELIAQQMMPEIRVSLFGPNPNRKFTD from the exons aTGGCGCTAACGGATGCTGACGTACAGaaacag ATCAAGCACATGATGGGCTTCATTGAGCAAGAGGCCAACGAGAAAGTGGAGGAAATCGATGCCAAG GCAGAGGAGGAATTCAACATTGAGAAGGGTCGTTTGGTGCAGACTCAGCGGGTGAAAATTATGGAATATTATGAGAAGAAAGAGAAGCAGATTGAACAACATAAGAAAAT CCAGATGTCCAACCTGATGAACCAAGCAAGGCTAAAGGTGCTGAAGGTCCGAGATGACATGATCACG GATATGTTGAATGAGGCCCGTCAGAGGCTTGCAGAGATTGCCAAGGACCCTGAAAAGTACTCTAAACTGTTGGAGGGCTTGGTGCTTCAG GGATTTTACCAACTACTGGAGCCTAAAGTTACCATTCGCTGCAGAAAGCAGGATGTAGAAATGGTTCAG GCAGCAGCTAATAAGAACATTCCTATCTACAAAGAGACAGTGAAGAGCAATATTACTGTCAAAATTGCTGAAGATCGTTTTCTTCCATCTGACAT CTGTGGAGGAGTTGAAGTGTATAATGACAATGGGAAAATCAAGGTTTCCAACACTTTGGAGAGCAGGCTTGAGCTTATCGCACAGCAG ATGATGCCTGAAATCAGAGTGAGCTTGTTTGGTCCCAACCCCAACCGCAAGTTCACGGATTAA
- the slc25a18 gene encoding mitochondrial glutamate carrier 1: MGEKKVSLPAKLINGGVAGLVGVTCVFPIDLAKTRLQNQQGIQVYKGMFDCLAKTVRSEGYFGCYRGAAVNLTLVTPEKAIKLAANDVFRQKLSKDGHLPLWGEVLAGCGAGTCQVVVTTPMEMLKIQLQDAGRLAAQRPVPAPAQAAAPSPAPSLVAPTPQVQSIPPRRPSATGITAELLKTRGLAGLYRGAGATLMRDVPFSMIYFPLFANLNTLGREKGGSQADMQAKAPFWQSFVAGCSAGSVAAVAVTPLDVIKTRLQTLQKGEGEDSYRGILDCTRRIMRREGPTAFLKGAACRALVIAPLFGIAQGVYFLGVGEMVLGLMG; encoded by the exons ATGGGAGAGAAGAAAGTTAG TCTCCCTGCTAAGCTGATTAATGGGGGCGTGGCAGGCCTGGTTGGTGTGACATGTGTATTTCCTATTGACCTGGCAAAGACCCGCCTACAGAACCAGCAGGGCATCCAAGTCTACAAAGGAAT GTTTGACTGTCTAGCAAAGACAGTGCGCTCGGAGGGCTACTTTGGATGCTACAGAG GTGCAGCAGTGAACCTCACGCTTGTTACGCCAGAAAAAGCAATCAAACTGGCTGCCAATGACGTCTTCAGACAGAAGCTCTCTAAGGATGG GCATCTGCCCCTGTGGGGGGAGGTACTGGCTGGTTGTGGAGCTGGGACCTGTCAGGTGGTGGTCACCACTCCCATGGAGATGCTTAAAATCCAGCTCCAAGATGCAGGAAGGCTTG CTGCACAACGACCTGTACCAGCTCCAGCTCAGGCTGCTGCTCCTAGTCCAGCTCCATCATTGGTGGCCCCTACACCACAAGTCCAATCAATTCCTCCACGGCGGCCTTCAGCCACCGGCATCACTGCGGAGCTGCTGAAGACTCGTGGCCTTGCTGGCCTCTATAGAGGGGCAGGAGCTACTTTAATGAG GGATGTCCCCTTCTCAATGATCTACTTCCCGCTCTTTGCCAACCTTAATACTCTGGGGCGGGAGAAAGGAGGCAGCCAGGCAGACATGCAGGCCAAGGCTCCGTTCTGGCAGTCCTTTGTGGCGGGCTGCTCCGCTGGCTCCGTGGCTGCTGTGGCCGTTACACCACTGGATG TCATCAAGACGCGCCTGCAGACCTTGCAAAAAGGTGAGGGAGAAGACTCCTACAGAGGTATTCTTGACTGCACAAG gCGCATCATGAGGCGAGAAGGCCCTACGGCGTTCCTGAAGGGTGCAGCATGTCGTGCTTTAGTCATCGCTCCTCTTTTTGGCATTGCACAGGGTGTTTACTTTCTTGGTGTGGGGGAGATGGTTCTGGGTTTGATGGGATAG